The following coding sequences lie in one Ostrinia nubilalis chromosome 2, ilOstNubi1.1, whole genome shotgun sequence genomic window:
- the LOC135080484 gene encoding uncharacterized protein LOC135080484 — MSLDLEEANETQQLMHNEGDEEEQKVSQAATSPVASNKMSSGAASLTSKTPGQILTSTGNNSVNDSTKVSYVNERRLHRDLMRSNYNNRPKHIPKEAPDVKHMEKALLELLDDFHTGKLSAFGTGCSMEQMINIRDQQEHLARLHFRLYADVEKPTDDNFDSSASRDKMAQLVQSLEQLSTSIEHLQSDENVNVSSSDKASSQNV, encoded by the coding sequence ATGAGTTTAGATTTAGAAGAAGCTAACGAGACGCAGCAACTAATGCACAATGAGGGTGACGAAGAAGAGCAGAAAGTATCTCAAGCAGCGACTTCGCCAGTCGCCAGCAATAAAATGTCCAGTGGCGCAGCCAGTCTCACCTCTAAGACGCCCGGTCAGATACTCACAAGCACTGGAAACAATAGCGTGAATGACTCTACTAAAGTATCGTATGTCAATGAAAGACGTTTACACCGAGACTTGATGCGCTCCAATTATAATAATAGGCCTAAACACATTCCAAAAGAGGCTCCAGATGTGAAGCACATGGAGAAAGCATTGCTAGAGTTGTTAGATGATTTCCATACAGGCAAATTGAGTGCTTTTGGTACAGGATGTAGCATGGAACAGATGATCAATATAAGAGACCAACAGGAACATCTAGCTAGACTTCATTTTCGGTTGTATGCTGATGTAGAGAAACCCACAGATGATAACTTTGATAGTTCAGCTTCAAGAGATAAAATGGCTCAATTGGTTCAAAGCTTAGAGCAACTTTCTACATCTATTGAACACTTGCAGTCTGATGAAAATGTTAATGTAAGCAGTAGTGATAAAGCCAGTAGCCAAAATGTTTGA
- the LOC135080495 gene encoding RNA-binding protein RO60-like, protein MSTPTLNTSVRNKITRFLHTGNEAPKYFPGCWSAQKYFEADRLTALNVALADGVNNVEVVSIILKAYKDGWYTRFETIAFALGKCLMLGSQAVKEATYKAAAEVCRTSEQMMLFNKFTRLLKTGNGRGWCKHLKKWYSEKDPMELAKEMSRVKARHGRSHKTLLRKCHLKIEPTDQARDAVVKYAIFGYKRAKQLVGDKPGTKEVFDYIQKVEDIRHCEDPVAAAAMVTQHQFTLDHIPGHLITSQEVWNAVLPQFSLKELLYNIQRIHNMGFLTNDSTTTAILLSMLNNQDIIKKSNITPLEVYITMCNYKKKYKPMKFEKEKVASEKETRRRARQMFDSNTGLWEWIVTRRHPKEVKYWGIDQPPNQAVIAALSKLMDQTWLLTPPTNKRYLITLDMRHHMFKGRHFCKGYTVPKKGKKTTPKPTAPAAGGDADTEKKSKKHLYAECFHHKTVTPGHAAIILALQLLKREKNVKIAVFSEDGVQVVNLERNFSSVDEAEFILRKANLGRVQLDAPIEWAIKNNYKADVFINMVDRCTRYMELELSERGGRGPGGRFGPPPPPGGLADHCPVRALERYRQKGVGDAKLAVLSLASHRVGTTDGSHSGVLDIVGIDEHVPKVLDAFTLGQFL, encoded by the exons ATGAGTACGCCGACGCTCAACACCAGTGTGCGGAACAAGATCACGCGCTTCCTTCACACCGGCAATGAGGCTCCGAAGTACTTCCCTGGATGCTGGAGCGCTCAGAAATACTTTGAAGCCGACAGGCTTACAGCCCTTAATGTAGCCCTGGCCGATGGAGTGAACAATGTTGAAGTTGTCAGCATCATACTCAag GCGTATAAAGATGGCTGGTATACTCGTTTTGAGACGATAGCATTTGCTTTAGGCAAATGTTTGATGCTAGGGTCTCAAGCTGTGAAAGAAGCCACGTACAAGGCTGCCGCTGAGGTGTGCCGAACTTCAGAACAAATGATGCTATTTAACAAGTTCACCCGACTGCTGAAAACTG GAAATGGTCGAGGTTGGTGCAAGCATCTCAAGAAATGGTACAGTGAGAAAGACCCAATGGAGTTGGCCAAGGAAATGAGCCGAGTGAAGGCACGTCATGGACGCTCTCATAAGACTCTACTGCGGAAATGTCATCTCAAAATTGAACCTACTGATCAAg CCCGTGATGCTGTGGTGAAATATGCAATCTTTGGCTATAAGCGGGCCAAACAGCTGGTGGGTGACAAGCCAGGAACCAAGGAGGTGTTCGACTACATCCAGAAAGTGGAAGACATACGTCACTGCGAGGATCCCGTCGCGGCCGCGGCGATGGTTACGCAGCATCAGTTCACTCTGGACCATATCCCTGGCCACCTGATTACGTCACAAGAA GTATGGAATGCTGTCTTACCTCAGTTTTCACTGAAGGAGCTCCTATACAACATCCAGCGCATCCACAATATGGGCTTCCTCACAAATGATTCGACCACCACAGCTATTCTGCTGTCAATGCTGAACAACCAAGACATTATCAAGAAGTCAAACATCACTCCGCTAGAAGTGTACATCACTATGTGCAACTACAAAAAGAAGTACAA GCCGATGAAGTTCGAGAAAGAGAAAGTGGCGAGTGAGAAGGAGACACGTCGCCGCGCGCGCCAGATGTTTGACTCCAACACCGGGCTCTGGGAGTGGATTGTCACCAGGAGGCATCCCAAGGAAGTCAAGTACTGGG GCATTGACCAGCCACCGAACCAAGCCGTGATCGCCGCTCTGAGCAAGCTGATGGACCAGACGTGGCTGCTCACGCCGCCCACCAATAAGCGGTACCTCATCACCCTTGACATGAGACACCATATGTTCAAAG GTCGTCACTTCTGCAAGGGCTATACAGTACCGAAGAAGGGCAAGAAGACAACTCCCAAGCCCACCGCGCCCGCCGCTGGCGGCGACGCAGACACTGAGAAGAAAAGCAAGAAGCATTTGTATGCGGAGTGCTTCCACCACAAGACCGTCACGCCGGGTCACGCTG cTATTATATTGGCGCTGCAACTTCTGAAGCGCGAAAAGAACGTGAAGATTGCGGTGTTCAGTGAAGACGGAGTTCAAGTGGTGAATCTCGAACGCAACTTCAGCAGTGTGGATGAAGCAGAGTTTATCCTCAGG AAAGCGAACCTCGGCCGCGTGCAGCTAGACGCGCCCATCGAGTGGGCGATCAAGAACAACTACAAGGCGGACGTGTTCATCAACATGGTGGACCGATGCACGCGCTACATGGAGCTGGAGCTGAGCGAGCGCGGGGGCCGCGGCCCGGGCGGGCGCTTcgggccgccgccgccgcccggcggGCTCGCCGACCACTGCCCTGTGCGCGCGCTCGAGAGATACCGCCAGAAGGGCGTCGGCGATGCCAA ATTGGCGGTCCTCTCGCTGGCTTCCCACCGCGTGGGCACCACAGACGGCTCGCATTCCGGCGTGCTGGACATCGTGGGCATCGACGAGCACGTCCCCAAGGTGCTGGACGCGTTCACGCTTGGCCAGTTCCTCTGA
- the LOC135080473 gene encoding GATA zinc finger domain-containing protein 14-like, whose product MSEPKKKIKPENKKSKRKVTNNNNTNVNPPKKFKFAKRVPDDGIAKSKQLAQKLRTTRSSSYGRPKTRSANKDDEPRLCGNGMPMPSLSELEKMFEDSDGDDEPTKDTPSNDIVKPSTPKKNPKLKEKLMSPTTITEIANRMLHLVSNISDPTELLEDAPTPRVIKPKKRKKPDEPYIVGCKDRPRVPEKPTIKFCKGDDKYGPDSSESEEDIPTKRAKRGKKINLSKSIFNAKSDEIAARLKECEKDGDSSSDSNKTVAYEYYTPINNGRPRSFSPLPSTSTDNETIVKNDQRFNESLISENNTESVDEVKILEAPCEIIEIIETTSNRASNLNGSIIEIKDDGSTQILDDKSGSSNTTNSADDQVQVTDDNVAHNNASNTDDITASTTDDDSTQKADVNVALDTAPNTDDDSVQIVPANPSPNTTPITDDDSVQIVDVNPAPNTAPNTDDDNVEVVDTNFTHNSTANTDDDSVLLVDDYYGNLDIEIDISDDNDNEVIDVDDIIAQNNAILKKYSNTNSYDTVTLVDVTNIQSPAAQNNHRDEKNCSVQRNRNDSTTQNNNDANSNRNNSELPSVIVPNTAVTQRPTVVRNRNKEFDNELEFIGTYPNQANDEVHRNPGRNETIITINHDNVGCPSGTTAPNHINTIDNNRRPLASQNRCQHQLTTVLRSPGDRCDYCHNPPTSTDYDNPMSQEQLQIIGQFFERRRDYGDNNRGGRRPRRGRKGNNMLNMSQHFMTWLESMTNNDNSRNGQSNITQTHNDLPSPGLSNNDTPDKPSKRIGDCPICMDSLSSKPIASTICGHVFCMNCLKLSIRSNGSKCPTCRKVIKKGGFHQIFL is encoded by the coding sequence ATGTCCGAACcaaagaagaaaataaaacccgaaaacaaaaaatctaaacgtaaagttacaaataacaacaacaCAAATGTGAATCCTCCGAAAAAGTTTAAATTTGCGAAGAGGGTTCCTGACGATGGCATCGCAAAATCGAAACAACTTGCACAGAAACTGCGAACGACTAGATCCAGTAGCTACGGCCGGCCAAAAACTCGCAGCGCCAATAAGGATGACGAACCCAGACTTTGTGGCAACGGGATGCCTATGCCTTCCTTATCCGAGCTAGAAAAAATGTTTGAAGACtctgatggtgatgatgaaccAACCAAAGATACTCCATCGAATGATATTGTCAAACCATCAACTCCTAAAAAGAATCCAAAACTCAAAGAGAAACTCATGTCCCCAACCACTATTACTGAAATTGCAAATAGAATGTTACATTTAGTATCAAACATTTCGGACCCCACTGAATTGCTTGAAGATGCACCTACACCACGAGTAATTAAACCTAAGAAACGAAAGAAGCCTGATGAACCCTATATTGTGGGTTGCAAAGACCGGCCAAGAGTACCAGAAAAACCTACAATAAAGTTCTGCAAAGGTGATGATAAATACGGACCAGATTCAAGTGAGAGTGAAGAGGATATTCCAACAAAGCGGGCGAAGAGAGGCAAGaagataaatttatcaaaatcaattttcaatgCTAAAAGTGATGAAATTGCTGCACGTCTAAAAGAGTGTGAAAAGGATGGTGATAGCAGTTCAGATAGTAATAAGACTGTTGCTTATGAATATTATACTCCTATTAATAATGGTAGGCCACGGTCATTTTCCCCACTACCAAGCACGTCCACAGACAATGAGACGATTGTGAAAAACGATCAACGTTTTAATGAGAGCTTAATCTctgaaaataatacagaatCTGTAGATGAAGTAAAAATTTTAGAAGCACCCTGTGAgataattgaaataattgaaacAACTTCAAATCGAGCTTCAAACTTGAATGGAAGTATCATTGAAATTAAAGATGATGGCTCCACACAAATTTTAGATGACAAGTCAGGTTCTAGTAACACAACTAACTCAGCTGACGATCAGGTGCAAGTAACAGATGATAATGTTGCTCATAATAATGCTTCTAACACTGATGATATTACAGCTTCTACCACAGATGATGATAGTACACAAAAAGCAGATGTAAACGTGGCTCTTGATACAGCCCCTAACACTGATGATGATAGTGTGCAAATAGTACCTGCAAATCCTTCTCCAAATACAACTCCCATCACTGATGATGATAGTGTGCAAATAGTAGATGTAAATCCTGCTCCTAATACAGCTCCCAacactgatgatgataatgtggAAGTGGTAGATACAAATTTTACTCATAATTCAACTGCCAACACTGATGATGATAGTGTACTACTAGTCGATGATTACTACGGTAATCTTGATATTGAGATTGATATATCCGATGATAATGACAATGAAGTGATTGATGTAGATGACATTATAGCTCAAAATAATGCAATACTTAAAAAATACAGTAACACCAACAGTTATGATACTGTGACTTTGGTTGATGTAACCAATATACAGAGTCCAGCGGCACAGAATAACCATCGTGATGAAAAAAATTGTAGTGTACAAAGAAATAGAAATGATAGTACTactcaaaataataatgatgcAAACTCTAATAGAAATAACTCTGAATTGCCATCAGTAATTGTTCCAAATACTGCTGTAACACAGAGACCAACAGTTGTGCGAAATAGAAATAAAGAGTTTGATAACGAACTAGAGTTTATTGGTACTTATCCAAACCAAGCCAATGATGAAGTTCATCGAAATCCAGGACGAAATGAGACAATCATCACTATCAACCATGACAATGTGGGTTGTCCATCAGGGACCACTGCACCAAATCATATAAATACTATTGATAACAATAGAAGACCTCTGGCATCACAAAATAGATGTCAACACCAACTTACAACTGTACTCAGGTCACCAGGGGACAGATGTGATTATTGTCATAATCCACCAACCAGCACTGACTATGACAATCCTATGTCTCAAGAACAGTTGCAAATAATTGGTCAATTCTTTGAAAGGAGGCGTGATTATGGTGATAATAATCGTGGTGGCAGACGGCCACGTAGGGGGAGAAAAGGTAATAATATGCTAAATATGTCTCAGCATTTTATGACATGGTTAGAATCTATGACAAATAATGATAACTCAAGAAATGGTCAGAGTAATATTACACAGACACATAATGATTTACCAAGTCCAGGATTATCAAATAATGATACCCCTGATAAACCTAGTAAACGAATTGGTGACTGCCCCATTTGTATGGACTCATTATCAAGCAAACCAATAGCTTCAACTATATGTGGTCATGTATTTTGCATGAATTGTCTTAAGTTATCTATACGTTCAAATGGTAGCAAATGTCCTACTTGCAGGAAAGTTATTAAAAAGGGTGGCTTCcatcaaatatttttgtaa